One segment of Marvinbryantia formatexigens DSM 14469 DNA contains the following:
- a CDS encoding low molecular weight phosphotyrosine protein phosphatase: MKKYDKLTFISRSDTCRAPMAEALMQAKLLLEDILVDTRGMIVLFPEPVNPKAMEIINQNGLPLEEHEAVQLTKDDFDERTLMLTMEEAQKAKILEEYPDTAKNVYTLSEYCGRTGDVESPFGKDSSAYGECFFFLKDLIEKLAEILKEEEENDSDSM, translated from the coding sequence ATGAAAAAGTATGACAAGCTTACATTTATCAGCCGCAGCGATACATGCCGTGCTCCGATGGCGGAGGCACTGATGCAGGCAAAGCTGCTGCTGGAGGATATTCTGGTGGATACGCGCGGAATGATCGTGCTGTTTCCGGAGCCGGTAAATCCAAAAGCGATGGAAATTATCAATCAGAACGGGCTTCCTCTGGAGGAGCACGAGGCGGTGCAGCTCACGAAGGATGATTTTGACGAGCGCACGCTGATGCTTACAATGGAAGAGGCGCAGAAAGCCAAGATTCTGGAGGAATATCCGGATACGGCAAAAAATGTATACACCCTGTCGGAATACTGCGGCAGGACAGGAGACGTGGAGAGTCCGTTTGGAAAGGACAGCTCGGCTTACGGCGAGTGCTTTTTCTTTTTAAAGGATTTGATAGAAAAACTGGCGGAGATTCTGAAGGAGGAAGAGGAAAATGATAGCGATAGCATGTGA
- the upp gene encoding uracil phosphoribosyltransferase codes for MAKVCVMEHPLIQHKIGVIRRKETGSKDFRQIIGEIAMLMCYEATRDLKLQDVEIETPICRTTAKELQGKKLAVIPILRAGIGMVEGMLAMIPAAKVGHIGLYRDPETLKPVEYYCKLPGDCAEREVFVVDPMLATGGSAVAAIQMLKDKGVKNIRFMCIIAAPEGIEAMQKAHPDVDIYIGAKDECLNDHGYIVPGLGDAGDRIFGTK; via the coding sequence ATGGCAAAGGTATGTGTGATGGAGCATCCGCTGATACAGCATAAGATCGGGGTCATCCGCAGAAAGGAGACCGGTTCCAAGGATTTCCGGCAGATTATCGGAGAGATTGCCATGCTGATGTGCTATGAGGCGACGCGCGATCTGAAGCTGCAGGATGTGGAGATAGAGACGCCTATCTGCAGGACGACGGCGAAGGAGCTGCAGGGCAAGAAGCTGGCGGTTATCCCGATTCTGCGTGCCGGTATCGGTATGGTGGAAGGAATGCTGGCGATGATTCCGGCTGCGAAGGTGGGACACATCGGTCTGTACCGCGACCCGGAGACATTAAAGCCGGTGGAATATTACTGCAAGCTGCCGGGGGACTGCGCGGAGCGCGAGGTGTTTGTGGTAGACCCGATGCTGGCGACCGGCGGCTCGGCGGTGGCGGCGATTCAGATGCTCAAGGACAAGGGCGTGAAAAATATCCGTTTTATGTGCATTATTGCGGCACCGGAGGGCATTGAGGCGATGCAGAAGGCGCATCCGGATGTCGATATTTATATTGGCGCGAAGGATGAATGCCTGAACGATCACGGTTATATTGTGCCGGGGCTGGGTGACGCGGGCGATCGTATTTTCGGAACGAAGTAG
- the rpiB gene encoding ribose 5-phosphate isomerase B: MIAIACDHGGYVLKQEILKHLDKRGLAYKDFGCDSEAAVDYPVYARKVTDAITKGECERGILICGTGIGISIAANKVKGIRAALCTDCFAAEATRLHNDANVLALGGRVVGPGLALKIVDTFLDTPFSQEERHKRRISLIEED, from the coding sequence ATGATAGCGATAGCATGTGACCACGGCGGATATGTATTAAAACAGGAAATATTAAAACACCTCGATAAGAGAGGGCTTGCGTATAAGGACTTCGGCTGCGACAGCGAGGCGGCGGTGGATTATCCGGTTTATGCGCGCAAGGTGACGGACGCCATCACAAAGGGCGAATGCGAGCGCGGTATTCTGATCTGCGGAACCGGCATCGGCATCTCGATTGCGGCAAACAAAGTAAAAGGCATCCGGGCGGCGCTGTGTACGGACTGCTTTGCGGCAGAGGCAACGCGCCTGCATAATGATGCGAATGTCCTTGCGCTTGGCGGCAGAGTGGTAGGACCGGGGCTGGCGCTGAAAATTGTGGATACGTTTCTGGATACGCCATTTTCGCAGGAGGAACGCCACAAGAGAAGAATTTCTCTGATTGAAGAGGACTAG